From Etheostoma spectabile isolate EspeVRDwgs_2016 chromosome 8, UIUC_Espe_1.0, whole genome shotgun sequence, a single genomic window includes:
- the LOC116694699 gene encoding receptor-interacting serine/threonine-protein kinase 3: MALPSQKTELVSDTSLDNWESVGSGGFGCVYKARHKDWGINVAIKILHKDVCSYDNNLHRSSPFTKLCDEANHMDEAASEFVLRRYGTYQGYRSGKETSMQHGIVMEFMRNGSVESLQKELSGPLPWPLVFRLAHQVALGMTFLHSKNLIHGDLKPSNVLLNMDLNAKLADFGLSRVSTSALNSSRETTEKIGGSYKYKPPEAFKASYEPARAFDRYSYGILLWSILMGKEPYPCADYALVKLRIPEGDRPCCEEIDKTKLEVDGLEALVDLMKRCWDESPSKRPTFKECFEVTEKIFSKHEKGIHKVVDDVLTRLESQNSNQSSLASNVPPQTPEQSESNDAVDNDFCKQDSVSVSTKIMSDEDKAKFVDNNRVKLIQNVTGVMAITKELGNMVHPEAYSCVEDKQKTTQEKMRVLYMTFRSGGVAVKAAFYDALKQHHPELVKRLGGYA, translated from the exons ATGGCACTGCCAAGCCAGAAGACTGAGCTAGTCAGTGACACAAGCTTGGACAATTGGGAGTCAGTTGGCTCTGGGGGATTCGGCTGTGTCTACAAGGCCAGGCACAAGGACTGGGGAATCAACGTGGCCATAAAGATACTCCATAAGGATGTTTG ttcttaCGACAATAACCTACATCGTTCCAGCCCCTTCACAAAACTTTGTGATGAAGCTAATCATATGGATGAGGCTGCCAGTGAGTTTGTGCTGAGGCGCTATGGAACTTATCAGGGATATCGGTCTGGTAAAGAAACATCCATGCAACATGGAATAGTGATGGAGTTCATGAGAAATGGATCTGTTGAGTCCCTGCAGAAAGAACTCTCTGGCCCTCTGCCGTGGCCCCTGGTCTTCCGCTTGGCCCATCAAGTAGCTCTAGGCATGACCTTCCTCCATTCAAAGAACCTTATACACGGCGACCTAAAGCCAAGTAATGTACTGCTTAACATGGACCTTAACGCCAAG CTAGCAGACTTTGGTCTGTCCAGAGTTTCAACCAGTGCTTtaaacagcagcagggaaaCAACAGAGAAGATTGGAGGCTCATACAAGTACAAGCCTCCCGAGGCTTTTAAAGCATCATATGAACCTGCCCGTGCCTTTGACAGATACAG CTACGGTATCCTGCTCTGGTCCATTCTTATGGGTAAAGAGCCTTATCCAT GCGCTGATTATGCTCTTGTGAAACTGAGGATCCCTGAAGGAGACAGACCTTGCTGTGAGGAAATTGACAAGACGAAGCTGGAGGTAGATGGTTTGGAAGCACTGGTTGACCTCATGAAGAGGTGCTGGGATGAAAGTCCCTCGAAGAGACCTACCTTCAAAG aGTGCTTTGAAGTAACTGAGAAAATCTTCTCAAAGCACGAGAAGGGAATTCATAAGGTGGTCGATGACGTCTTGACAAGACTG GAGTCACAAAACAGTAATCAATCAAGCCTGGCATCCAATGTTCCTCCTCAGACACCAG aacaGTCAGAGTCAAATGATGCTGTTGATAATGACTTTTGCAAACAGGACTCTGTCAGTGTTTCTACTAAAATAATGAGTGATGAAGATAAAG CAAAGTTTGTTGACAACAACAGGGTCAAGTTGATTCAAAACGTTACTGGGGTAATGGCAATAACAAAGGAGCTTGGAAACATGGTCCACCCTGAAGCCTACTCATGTGTTGAAGATAAGCAGAAAACAACGCAGGAAAAAATGAGAGTGCTTTACATGACATTTCGTTCAGGAGGGGTAGCGGTCAAAGCAGCCTTCTACGACGCCCTCAAACAACATCATCCCGAACTAGTAAAGAGGCTCG GTGGCTATGCTTAA